Within Garra rufa chromosome 9, GarRuf1.0, whole genome shotgun sequence, the genomic segment gacgtgctcgtgacattcggggcgtggggcacgctgatagcgggaactattatgtctgtgtgtgtatgtggatgtgtggcaacaggcacatttaacacactgcaaacaccgttcgcctgcatacacgttagtttcgtttgtacagaaaccttttgacgtgcataatgtgatgtctgtgagcactgttaagtggacacgtttaccacatgtgaagcgcaatcgatctgagccgattttatgttcgcagggtctgtatgacaggttgtgcttgtgtgtagaaatgagcactggaggagtgggcatttttgactacacgtgaaacaccatcggccgtggccgggactccagaaaatacactctattgggggtttatctgggtagccgtgaaaacaacctttgtgtgcaggcaagcgggcgacagaaccggcttgttggctgcagcaaacactggaacagtcacatttaacacactccaaacatcgttcgcttgcatggagcgaatgcacgctgatttcatgcaaaacgtgctcgtgatatttgaggcatggggcacgctgatagcgggaactattatgtctgtgtgtggatgtggctgtggggcagcgggcacatttaacacactccaaacaacgttcgcctgcgtagagcgaatgcacttttggtttcgttttcacagaaaccgtttgacgtgcataatgtggtgtctgtggccactgtgaagcgggcatatttaccacgtgtgaagcgcaatcgatctgagtcgattttatgtgcgctgtgcttgtgtgtagagatgagcactgctagtgggcattcttacacgtgaaacaccatcggccgtggcaggttgtgaagcgcaatcgatctgtgtcgattttaagtgcgctgtgcttgtgtgtagagatgagcactgcagtgggcattcttacacgtgaaacaccatcggccgtggccggttgtgaagcgcaatcgatctgtgtcgattttaagtgcgctgtgcttgtgtgtagagatgagcactgcagtgggcattcttacacgtgaaacaccatcggccgtggccggttgtgaagcgcaatcgatctgtgtcgattttatgtgcgctgtgcttgtgtgtaacgttagagatgagcactggttagtgggcattcttacgacacatgaaacaccatcggccgtggccgggacaccagacaatacactttattgggggtttatctgtgtagccgtgggaacgacttttgtgtgcaggcaaacgggcgacggagccggtttgttggctgcagaaaacactggaacagtcacatttcctggaactggacgagcgaataactttggtgggggtccggcaacagcgggactcgtacaccgtcgttttcccagttgtgctaggacgatttcggaggctcaggtttcaactcaatcctgggccgcgggccgcgtctggcggggcggcggccagacgagaaaaacgtcagaaagcgttaaccacgggtgcctctcagcaacggtgagagaccatgttacgcagcgctgacgcggctaggcggcggcgaagcaggtttgacgtctgacggcaagctttagaggggagggccgacttagcacgccgtccagcggagggcagacataagtgggctgctatcgcctcttctgagcagcatgcgcgttcctgctttggcgggaaacggaaatcagaatcagaaacctcttcctccttcatggcccccctcgtcagcggcgtcgatggaagcggtggcagacagcggccgctttacgtccggaacagaggctgacgaggtcgatgaagcaggcgggcgaaccggcgagctttgtcggctgggggaagtgtccggggcccgctgggcacggcgctttttacggcgctacaccgcggcgggcgggggagcagtctcagtgaagaaggcaaggcaagtcctcagagtcaccattggcatctgcacgagccgtatgaaggcatctttaaaaagacgctttgctctttttagagaaacagtgtgtatcgcagcggcgacacacactgtagattataaaggatataggcgccggaaagcgcagcaggaatgcacggaaggcggcgtggccagcagcttcagtggctcgtcccgctgagatgcttgcagtcaaacggcggcttcttatccggctccagcgatgcgtgtgcttcgcttgaaggatgaaaaatcagataatagctgcctatgagcgatatttataggtctagaccacgcccttttaggcgggaagctacgaaaagggcgcgaagcgacgcaaagggcgctaaatgcccccattggatctggcgtcgcgtcaggcctcgctctaataggctgctgcagttgccgcagagcagccaataggcgcgcaagctgtttcgcctatgtctgtatgctgctgcaacgcgctttacattatttcaaaattaaggataatttttggcttcaatatctcgcagaaaaggattttcccctagcgtaagatacttcttacgcagtactcgttccctcttgtaagagaacTGAAGACTTCACAGCACACGGGACAAGTAAGATCTTCCACTGATAGTAAATCCATTCTCACACGTTCAAATTTCTCCAACGATctaaactttacttttactttgaGAATGCCTTTTGCGTTTTAGAATTTGTCGCAACTGAGGAAAAACAAGAATCACTTCCTAGGTGCAACGGGGGTGGAGTTTCTGATAGTGTGGACTGGATTTAGTGCTGTGAaacaaaacgaaaacaaaatctaccacaaagcaaaaaaaaaaatgtaataccaAATATCCCCATGTGAAAATATATTTGCCCCTATAATTCTATGAACTGCATTCATAATGGAGTTCTGCGGAACTTGATGCAACCAGTCCTGATTCCTACATGAACATGAACATTAAGTTGGTTAAAAGGTGTTCCCCAATAACACGCTATGCCTAAGTGAAAAAAAATCCGTTCCTATGCTGTATATTTGACAACATATGTCACCTGTATTTGTATCAGAACACGTTATAGCTTCTGATTCATAGATACTTTTTATTTTGCTGCCATCTACCAACAACACAAGGTATTACATTGGCATATTAAGGGGAAAAGGGCAGCATTGTACAGTTACAGGACAGttaataaaacatataaatagGTCTCACACATGACAAAAACAAACCTAAACAACTTGGCAGACATCGAAGATATCTTAAGTGGCTTAAGTGGCTCTTGTAGTTGGTGAGGCCTTTTAATAGTTATAACACAGAATCCCTGCACATGTGCATATTCGTTCATGAATGAAAACCACTTTCTTGTATCCCAATTGACTTAATTATTCTTACAGCAGCAAATGGAATGTGAACAGAATTATCAGTAAACATGTTTTCACTCTGTTTAAGACACACTAAGAGACATTTTCACTCAACTTAttgtgttattttgtatttatatatttgattCTTTCTTTAATAGATTTATTTTGTTCACTGTCATGTAAAAGCCTGTCAGGCATTGCACTGCTTTTCTGTTGTTACCACCATTTTAACCGGTAATATCCTCAGAGGGGAATTTACATCACGACTATAAAACAATGGAAAGACTGTCTCTGTAAAGGTGTTTGTCATTGTGTGTAGTGTTGTGTTAGTTACAGGATCACAGAATGACAGTTTTCCCCTGTCCCAGTCCAGCTCCAGTCTCACCCTCTGAAGCTTATCTTTAACTGGAAaaggttttttgtatttttttggagTTTGAGAGAAATATTTTCCATTCTCATACCACATGCACCACACACTGGTTCCAAAGAAATCTGTTCCCTTCCTTTGGATTGATTCAGTGGTTACCCCAATAATCCACAATGAATTGTTTCCAACCTCCACATCCCAGAagtgtgttcctgagttaaaGCCCTTTGAACCCAGAACACAGGCATATGGGTAAAACCTCTCTGGATTATCAGGAAAAAGTTGCTGTGTCTTGCTATATCTCAGACTGGTCAAATCATCAGACACAATCAGAAGTGGATGTGCAGTGTTCGGGTCCAGAATAACAGGAGCTAATAGACACAAAAAATTTAGAAGTTCATTTAATCAACATGAGTGAACAGACTGTTGTTAATAAACAAATTTTCTGGTAATTCCTCTAACTTTGGTTTGTGTTGTTATATAGATAGATGTTATCTGAAATATCATAGATCTTTTAAAGACTTACTGTTTTGAACAAGTtcctgcatcttcttccagactctgaagGTCAGGTTTTTCAGGTGATCTACCACATTAATCAGAGCTCCTGAAAGCATCTGTGGATCCTGCTGTGAACTCTGGGCTCTGGAATAACATTCAATAGTCACAAATGCAGTTTGAGTTCACAATCAAAGACACAAGTTACACAACAGCTCGCTTACCTTTCCATTGTGGCATTAAGGTTCTGGAAAATACACAAAATGTATTATCAccttaaataattaatatttgcatacatattaataaatataaatgtgtcAAAGGAGTAAAAGtttgaaacaaaaaataaatattcagttcAGTTCTCACATGTAGAAATGAGATGTCACTGGTGTTCATCTGCTTCTCGATGTCTTTTATTGTATCTGATAGAGCTAAGATCTGTCTGTTCATCTCCTCAAGCTTCTCCTTCATCATCTGACTCTTCTGCTCTTCCTCCTTCCTCAGTGCAGTGACTGAAGCTTTTTCTTCATCTTGCAGAAACTGATGAAGCTTCTTAAACTCTTTTTTAATCTGCTGCTCTGTGTGCTCAGCCTGagactggggggggggggggaataatTAATAAGTCATttctacagtcttcagtgtcacatggtccttcagaaatcattctaatatgctgatttattatcagtgttgaaaacaactgtgctgctaaatattttgagggaactttttaaaaaaagaaaataattcttTTATTCCCCTAGGatgtgttaaataataaaaagtggTAGCAAAaacttaaattgttagaaaatatttctattttaaacaaatgctgttctttttaactttttattcatcaaagaaatcctgaaaaaagaaccacagtttccaaaaaatattaagctgcacaactgCTCCCAACATGGGCATGGCTCAAATTTACTTATCTGACTGTAGGTATCATACCAAAAACAAGTGCattatggagtacctcaaggctcagtactaggaccATTACTTTTCATGCTTTACATGTTTCCCTTGGGAGATATTATCAGGAAACATGATGTTAGCTGTCACTTT encodes:
- the LOC141343307 gene encoding zinc-binding protein A33-like, translated to MDLLSAEDLTCPVCCEVFSFPVILSCGHNVCKECLQQFWKTRSTRECPVCRRSSSRNEPTCNLVLKNLCESFTEKMSQISSSGSEEVCTLHNEPLKLFCLEDKHLVCLVCRDSEKHTNHQFRPIKEVVSSYKDQLSRAVKSLQEKIEHTERIKGECNKAVQHIKSQAEHTEQQIKKEFKKLHQFLQDEEKASVTALRKEEEQKSQMMKEKLEEMNRQILALSDTIKDIEKQMNTSDISFLHNLNATMERAQSSQQDPQMLSGALINVVDHLKNLTFRVWKKMQELVQNTPVILDPNTAHPLLIVSDDLTSLRYSKTQQLFPDNPERFYPYACVLGSKGFNSGTHFWDVEVGNNSLWIIGVTTESIQRKGTDFFGTSVWCMWYENGKYFSQTPKKYKKPFPVKDKLQRVRLELDWDRGKLSFCDPVTNTTLHTMTNTFTETVFPLFYSRDVNSPLRILPVKMVVTTEKQCNA